A segment of the Thermoplasmata archaeon genome:
CCGAGGCCATGGCCTCCAGGAGGACAATCCCGAACGGCTCGAACAGGGAAGGCATGACGAGGAGGTCCGCGGCGGCGTACTCCCTGAGCAGGTTTTCGCGGGGGACTCGCCCGACGAGCGTGATCCGGTCGTCCACGCCGAGCTCCGACGCGAGCCGACGAACAAGCGCGGCGCCGCCCCAGTCCTCGCCAATGATCCGCAGTTCGAACCCTACGGACCGCGGCAGGATCGCGAGGGAGCGGACAAGAGGCTCCAGACCTTTCTGGTGGGGCTCGAGGCGACCTACGAAGAGGCCTGTGACTTTAGGTTTCGAAGTACGCGCAGGCCGCACACCTCCAAATTCCCCCAGGTCCACGCCGTTCGGAATGATTGCGATCCGCTCTTCCTCGATGCCTAAGGAAACGAGATGGGCTGCCTCATGCCGCGTGAGGGCGATTGCGCGCGCCGCGCGCGCCACCGTGAACCGGGAAACCACCCGGTCGAAGACCCGCTTCACAACGCGGGGCCGACCCGCGTCGGAATGCGGCGTGATGACCAACGCGGCGCCATCTAGGGAGCGCGCCAAGCTGCCGACCCACGTCGGGAAGTAGCCGTAGGCGTGGGCGTGGATCACCTCGGCGTGGTGGTCGAGGGCGTCGAGCAACATCGACGGCGCCGCTATTCCCAATCCATTGGGCACGTCCGCGAACTTGTGCGCGCGGTAGCGGACGACCGGGAACGGGTAGGGCTCAGAACCAGGATCGAAGCGCTCGAAAGGGACGGCGCGCCGCAGGTCGGTCGTCCGGACCTCCACGTCGACGCCGGCCCCGCGGAGACCGATGGCCAGATGGAGGACATGATCCTCGACGCCGCCGATTGCGGGAGGGAATCGCTGGGTGAGCTGAAGGACGCGCATCGTCATCGCCTACGGTTGTGCTTCGGTGCGGATTGAAGGGGAGCGGCCGCGGATCGAGCGAACCAAGGACATCGGCCATGGGACAGGATTCGACTCTCCTCGGGCAAACACGACCGTGAGTTGCAGGAGCGTGATCGTGATCAGGACGTCCAAGGTGTACAGCCCCGCAGTCCGAAGGATCCCTAGGACCGGGGAGGCATCCGCAGCGTACGCGATGTCGACGAAGGAGGAATTCACGGGGCCCAGGAACCGGATGAGTAGATCGTTGTTCACCAGGAGGTACGCAAAGATCAGGATGCAGGTGAAGTTGTAGACCGTCCGGCGGCCCGGATGCCATAGCACGATGTCCGCTAGGAAGAGCGGCAGGAGGTACAAGAGGTACTGCTCATACACGCCATACCGGGTGAGATAGAATACGGTGGTCACAAGGAGCATGCCCTGGACCGCGGCCTTGGGCGTCGGGTCGGGGAAGCGCCTCCAGGCGACGTATCCGGCGACGAGAGAGCCCGGGATCCAAAGCAAACCCATGGCCTCGTACAATCCCGGGATCCCGGTCCATGCCCCATAGAACAGGGGATCATGCAGGATATAGACGTACGTCATGCCACCCCCGCCGCCGTGGCTCGCGGACACAGCCATGGCGGTGACCCCGAGG
Coding sequences within it:
- a CDS encoding glycosyltransferase family 4 protein — encoded protein: MTMRVLQLTQRFPPAIGGVEDHVLHLAIGLRGAGVDVEVRTTDLRRAVPFERFDPGSEPYPFPVVRYRAHKFADVPNGLGIAAPSMLLDALDHHAEVIHAHAYGYFPTWVGSLARSLDGAALVITPHSDAGRPRVVKRVFDRVVSRFTVARAARAIALTRHEAAHLVSLGIEEERIAIIPNGVDLGEFGGVRPARTSKPKVTGLFVGRLEPHQKGLEPLVRSLAILPRSVGFELRIIGEDWGGAALVRRLASELGVDDRITLVGRVPRENLLREYAAADLLVMPSLFEPFGIVLLEAMASGLPVVASRVGGIPEVVVDGETGLLVEPGNASEIASAVLRLAESPGLRARMGARGRERARSYSWDVLVPRVLAVYREALQERA